A window from Elusimicrobiota bacterium encodes these proteins:
- a CDS encoding DNA topoisomerase VI subunit B: MKTKPKAAPKSPAKPKADPIAVAASSLQRPSAPPPAAQTPQGRPEGSTASGSRKRGLSADEMGKQQREISVSEFFTKNRHLLGFDNPRKALLTAVKEAVDNALDASEEAGILPEIVVKLEAVGEGPTPPPISQATRFRVTIIDYGPGIVRQQIPRIFAKLLYGSKFHRLRMSRGQQGIGISAAGMYGQLTTGKPVCIISRTGKDAPAHYFEVQIDTKKNEPRILEKKEIEWENHRGTQVTLELEGRYQKGRASVDEYMELSSIANPHAKFTYIGPDGETKVYDRSIHVLPEPPREIKPHPYGIELGMLLKMLHDTKSHWLSGFLCSDFSRVSTKVAEEICKLAELNAHKRPRDVMGVDAERLYKAIQATKIMAPPTNCLSPIGERAVLAGLYRQIKGEFYTAVTRPPAVYRGNPFVIEAGLAYGRPPEALAAQTAVKKVPLAEGEDRGDDDNELARVIRFANRVPLLYQQSACATFKSVLETTWRNYGVSQSRGAPPAGPMVVFVHMASVWVPFTSESKEAIADYDEIRKEITLALRECGRRLGMFLKRREHAKSEHRRRNIFELYIEEVAEACKRLKGGKLAAEKLKKDLNEIAKKLTGGEKTDELLGMKGGPEGLPDSIIVTADGVEGCVPVSEPPPSAPTEAAAVVEIPALPSAGHSAEGPSRKEHGSRAGHAAPSSASGTAREEKDLRAAASKAAKKTHAKASKKAAPKKAAKPAKKAGKKAPKKPAKRGGKS; this comes from the coding sequence ATGAAGACCAAACCCAAGGCCGCGCCCAAATCTCCCGCGAAGCCCAAGGCGGATCCCATCGCCGTTGCCGCGTCGTCTCTGCAGCGGCCTTCGGCTCCGCCTCCGGCGGCGCAAACGCCGCAGGGACGACCCGAGGGGAGCACGGCGAGCGGATCGCGCAAGCGGGGGCTCTCGGCCGACGAGATGGGCAAGCAGCAGCGCGAGATCTCCGTCTCCGAGTTCTTCACGAAGAACCGGCACCTCCTCGGCTTCGACAACCCGCGCAAGGCCCTGCTCACCGCCGTCAAGGAGGCGGTCGACAACGCCCTCGACGCGAGCGAGGAGGCCGGCATCCTTCCCGAGATCGTCGTGAAGCTCGAGGCGGTCGGCGAGGGGCCGACCCCGCCGCCGATCTCCCAGGCGACGCGCTTCCGGGTCACCATCATCGACTACGGACCGGGCATCGTGCGCCAGCAGATCCCGCGCATCTTCGCGAAGCTCCTCTACGGCTCGAAGTTCCACCGCCTGCGCATGAGCCGCGGCCAGCAGGGCATCGGCATCTCCGCGGCAGGCATGTACGGCCAGCTCACCACCGGCAAGCCGGTCTGCATCATCTCCCGCACCGGCAAGGACGCGCCCGCGCACTACTTCGAGGTGCAGATCGACACCAAGAAGAACGAGCCGCGCATCCTCGAGAAGAAGGAGATCGAGTGGGAGAACCACCGCGGCACCCAGGTGACCCTCGAGCTCGAGGGCCGCTACCAGAAGGGACGCGCCTCGGTCGACGAGTACATGGAGCTCTCCTCCATCGCGAACCCCCACGCGAAGTTCACCTACATCGGGCCCGACGGGGAGACGAAGGTCTATGACCGCAGCATCCACGTGCTGCCCGAGCCGCCGCGCGAGATCAAGCCGCACCCCTACGGCATCGAGCTGGGCATGCTCCTCAAGATGCTCCACGACACGAAGAGCCACTGGCTCTCGGGCTTCCTCTGCTCCGACTTCAGCCGCGTCTCGACGAAGGTCGCCGAGGAGATCTGCAAGCTCGCCGAGCTCAACGCGCACAAGCGCCCCCGCGACGTCATGGGCGTCGACGCCGAGCGGCTCTATAAGGCCATCCAGGCCACGAAGATCATGGCGCCGCCGACCAACTGCCTCTCGCCCATCGGGGAGCGGGCCGTGCTCGCGGGCCTCTACCGCCAGATCAAGGGCGAGTTCTACACCGCCGTCACCCGCCCGCCGGCCGTCTATCGCGGCAACCCCTTCGTCATCGAGGCCGGGCTCGCCTATGGCCGCCCGCCGGAGGCGCTCGCGGCGCAGACCGCCGTGAAGAAGGTCCCGCTCGCCGAGGGCGAGGACCGCGGCGACGACGACAACGAGCTCGCCCGCGTCATCCGCTTCGCCAACCGGGTGCCGCTGCTCTACCAGCAGTCGGCCTGCGCCACCTTCAAGTCCGTGCTGGAGACGACCTGGCGCAACTACGGCGTCTCGCAGTCGCGCGGCGCGCCCCCGGCCGGCCCCATGGTCGTCTTCGTCCACATGGCCTCGGTCTGGGTGCCCTTCACGAGCGAGTCGAAGGAGGCCATCGCCGACTACGACGAGATCCGCAAGGAGATCACGCTCGCCCTGCGCGAGTGCGGCCGGCGCCTGGGCATGTTCCTCAAGCGCCGCGAGCACGCCAAGAGCGAGCACCGCCGGCGCAACATCTTCGAGCTCTACATCGAAGAGGTCGCCGAGGCCTGCAAGCGCCTCAAGGGCGGCAAGCTCGCGGCCGAGAAGCTCAAGAAGGACCTCAACGAGATCGCCAAGAAGCTCACCGGCGGCGAGAAGACCGACGAGCTGCTCGGCATGAAGGGCGGCCCCGAGGGCCTGCCGGACTCCATCATCGTCACCGCCGACGGCGTCGAGGGCTGCGTGCCCGTGTCGGAGCCGCCTCCGTCGGCTCCGACGGAGGCTGCGGCGGTAGTCGAGATCCCCGCGCTCCCTTCGGCGGGCCATAGCGCCGAAGGTCCGTCGCGGAAGGAACACGGATCGCGCGCCGGACACGCCGCGCCCTCGAGCGCGTCAGGGACGGCGCGAGAGGAGAAGGACCTGCGCGCCGCTGCGTCTAAGGCGGCGAAGAAGACGCATGCGAAGGCGTCGAAGAAGGCGGCGCCGAAGAAGGCCGCGAAACCGGCGAAGAAGGCCGGCAAGAAAGCGCCGAAGAAGCCCGCCAAGCGCGGCGGGAAGAGTTAG
- a CDS encoding response regulator, which translates to MEEQKPRDIMVVDDDDEMQTLLQAVLRKDGYRVRGVDGGEAAIGRLGLDAAASKASLPDLIILDIMMAGIDGYTLNARLLADARTRNIPVLVLTARPHMRELFISCANIAVFMEKPFDPHVLRSRVAAVLAKRSN; encoded by the coding sequence ATGGAGGAACAGAAGCCGCGGGACATCATGGTCGTCGACGACGACGACGAGATGCAGACGCTGCTCCAGGCCGTGCTGCGCAAGGACGGCTACCGCGTGCGCGGGGTCGACGGCGGCGAGGCCGCCATCGGACGCCTCGGCCTCGACGCGGCCGCGTCGAAGGCGTCGCTGCCCGACCTCATCATCCTCGACATCATGATGGCGGGCATCGACGGCTACACCCTCAACGCCCGGCTGCTCGCGGACGCGCGGACCCGGAACATCCCCGTGCTCGTCCTCACCGCCCGTCCGCACATGCGGGAGCTCTTCATCTCGTGCGCCAACATCGCCGTCTTCATGGAGAAGCCCTTCGACCCGCACGTGCTGCGAAGCCGGGTCGCGGCCGTGCTCGCGAAGCGCTCGAACTGA
- a CDS encoding ATP-binding cassette domain-containing protein: MITLREVHKSYGGQALFEGGSLQINSRDRYALVGPNGAGKSTLFKMLLGEVEPDSGEIQVKRGVSVGYLPQENAPVSERTVLAEALAEHEDPDGRRTSEAKSVLMGLGFKVSDFERPVNALSGGWAMRVAMARLLLQEPDLLLLDEPTNHLDLDSLLWLEDYLKSYPGAIFLISHDRAFINSICDAIVSLQEHLLRVYRGDYEAFLREREAEKERVRSAYRQQQIEIAQMQDFIDRNRARVSTANRAQSMIKRLDKLERIELPEEDKTVRIRFPQPRRAGTRVLSLKGVSKAYGDVKVYEGLDFELERGWKMAFVGKNGAGKSTLLKMLGGLIEADRGERVVGLNAKVGYMSQHRVGHLDPERTVLQEAMDNDRMNSELMTRTALGTFLFPGDNVFKKVKVLSGGEKSRLALVKLLLDPPNILLLDEPTTHLDIASVEALIAALKEFEGTICTISHDLHFVNSIAEHVVHVENGKVTLYPGNYEYFQRRQAQLQDEAAASAPAKKGGAPAPAPVPEKDSRAERMEERARLREAEKLEKEAAKASARLEELAGQLSDPELYADFAKVTAIGDEMHELQERMAQVESALNKLRSAS, from the coding sequence ATGATCACGCTGCGCGAAGTCCATAAATCCTACGGCGGCCAGGCTCTCTTCGAGGGCGGCTCGCTGCAGATCAATTCCCGCGACCGCTACGCGCTCGTCGGTCCCAACGGCGCGGGCAAGTCCACGCTCTTCAAGATGCTCCTCGGCGAGGTCGAGCCCGACTCCGGCGAGATCCAGGTCAAGCGCGGCGTCTCCGTGGGCTACCTCCCGCAGGAGAACGCGCCTGTGTCGGAGCGCACCGTGCTCGCCGAGGCGCTCGCCGAGCACGAGGACCCCGACGGGCGGCGCACCTCCGAGGCCAAGTCGGTGCTCATGGGCCTGGGCTTCAAGGTCTCCGATTTCGAGCGCCCGGTGAACGCCTTGAGCGGCGGCTGGGCGATGCGCGTGGCGATGGCCCGCCTCCTCCTCCAGGAGCCGGACCTCCTCCTCCTCGACGAGCCCACCAACCACCTCGACCTCGACTCCCTGCTCTGGCTCGAGGACTACCTCAAGAGCTACCCCGGCGCGATCTTCCTCATCTCGCACGACCGGGCCTTCATCAACTCCATCTGCGACGCCATCGTGAGCCTCCAGGAGCATCTGCTGCGCGTCTACCGCGGCGACTACGAGGCCTTCCTGCGCGAGCGCGAGGCGGAGAAGGAGCGCGTGCGCTCGGCCTACCGCCAGCAGCAGATCGAGATCGCGCAGATGCAGGACTTCATCGACCGCAACCGCGCCCGGGTCTCGACGGCCAACCGCGCGCAGAGCATGATCAAGCGCCTCGACAAGCTCGAGCGCATCGAGCTTCCCGAGGAGGACAAGACCGTCCGCATCCGCTTCCCGCAGCCGCGGCGCGCGGGGACCCGGGTCCTCTCGCTGAAGGGCGTCTCCAAGGCCTACGGGGACGTGAAGGTCTACGAGGGGCTCGACTTCGAGCTCGAGCGCGGCTGGAAGATGGCCTTCGTCGGGAAGAACGGGGCCGGCAAGTCGACGCTCCTCAAGATGCTCGGCGGGCTCATCGAGGCCGACCGCGGCGAGCGCGTCGTGGGCTTGAACGCCAAGGTCGGCTACATGTCCCAGCACCGCGTCGGGCACCTCGACCCCGAGCGCACCGTGCTCCAGGAGGCCATGGACAACGACCGGATGAACTCCGAGCTCATGACGCGCACCGCGCTCGGCACCTTCCTCTTCCCCGGCGACAACGTCTTCAAGAAAGTGAAGGTCCTGAGCGGCGGAGAGAAGAGCCGGCTCGCGCTCGTGAAGCTCCTGCTCGACCCGCCCAACATCCTCCTCCTCGACGAGCCGACGACGCACCTCGACATCGCCAGCGTCGAGGCCCTCATCGCCGCGCTCAAGGAGTTCGAGGGCACCATCTGCACCATCAGCCACGACCTCCACTTCGTCAACTCCATCGCCGAGCATGTCGTGCACGTCGAGAACGGGAAGGTCACGCTCTACCCGGGCAACTACGAGTACTTCCAGCGGCGGCAGGCGCAACTCCAGGACGAGGCGGCGGCGAGCGCGCCCGCGAAGAAGGGGGGGGCGCCCGCCCCCGCGCCGGTCCCGGAGAAGGACTCCCGCGCCGAAAGGATGGAGGAGCGGGCCCGCCTGCGCGAGGCCGAGAAGCTCGAGAAGGAGGCCGCCAAGGCCTCCGCGCGCCTCGAGGAGCTCGCCGGCCAGCTCTCCGACCCGGAGCTCTACGCCGACTTCGCGAAGGTCACGGCCATCGGCGACGAGATGCACGAGCTCCAGGAGCGCATGGCGCAGGTCGAATCCGCGCTCAACAAGCTGCGCTCGGCCTCCTGA
- a CDS encoding type II toxin-antitoxin system death-on-curing family toxin: MSPRFLSLAEVLEFHEDLLRSFGGESGIRDLALLESAVAMSKSGSGKKYFHEFPFGMAAAYAYHIAQNHPFIDGNKRTALAAALVFLEINRHPILGGEDALEAATRKIASGKMDKDGFAGILEKTYKRFKSRA, encoded by the coding sequence ATGTCGCCGCGATTCCTCTCGCTCGCGGAAGTCCTGGAGTTCCACGAGGACTTGCTCCGCTCCTTCGGAGGGGAATCCGGCATCCGAGACTTGGCTCTGTTGGAGTCCGCAGTGGCCATGTCGAAAAGCGGATCAGGGAAGAAGTACTTCCATGAGTTCCCTTTCGGGATGGCGGCGGCCTACGCCTATCACATCGCCCAGAACCATCCCTTCATCGACGGGAACAAGAGGACCGCTTTGGCAGCCGCACTGGTCTTCTTGGAGATCAATAGACATCCCATACTGGGCGGCGAAGATGCGTTGGAGGCGGCCACTCGAAAAATCGCCTCGGGGAAGATGGACAAGGACGGCTTCGCAGGCATTCTCGAAAAGACCTACAAACGCTTTAAAAGCAGAGCATGA
- a CDS encoding AbrB/MazE/SpoVT family DNA-binding domain-containing protein translates to MVKFLTRVGNSEALVIDKAILSLLHISETTPLEITTDGKNLVISPISEPGQVKEAVKAYRAVKKRFSRALKRLAD, encoded by the coding sequence ATGGTCAAATTCCTCACCCGCGTCGGGAACAGCGAAGCGCTCGTCATAGACAAGGCGATACTCTCCCTTCTTCATATCTCCGAGACCACGCCCCTGGAGATCACGACCGACGGCAAGAACCTGGTCATCTCTCCGATCTCAGAACCCGGCCAAGTCAAAGAGGCGGTGAAGGCCTATCGCGCCGTGAAGAAGCGGTTCTCCCGCGCGTTGAAGCGACTGGCGGACTGA
- a CDS encoding STAS-like domain-containing protein, translating into MKTIGIQVRAGAFAENKDIARDLRVGEIVPALEKGEDVILDFAGVDATTQSFIHALISDLIRKHGSDVLDRLEFKSCNETVRKIITIVVDYMQEGS; encoded by the coding sequence ATGAAGACGATAGGCATCCAGGTCCGCGCGGGCGCCTTCGCCGAGAACAAGGACATCGCCAGAGATCTGCGCGTGGGGGAGATCGTCCCGGCGCTGGAGAAGGGGGAAGACGTCATCCTGGACTTCGCCGGAGTGGATGCGACGACGCAGTCCTTCATCCATGCGCTCATCAGCGATCTTATTCGAAAGCACGGCAGCGATGTCTTGGACCGGCTCGAATTCAAGTCCTGCAACGAAACGGTTCGAAAGATCATCACCATCGTCGTGGACTATATGCAGGAAGGTTCCTGA
- the asnS gene encoding asparagine--tRNA ligase, translating to MERTLVRDALKTAPGATLTLAGWVRTLRCSKGGFSFITLNDGSCQASIQVVAEGKLPNYESEVVRLTAGCSVRITGAVVQSPGKEQAVELKASEVHVIGTADAESYPIQPKRHTLEFLRTVAHLRARTNTFGAVARVRNAVCWAVHEFFQKRGFLYVHTPIVTASDCEGAGQMFRVTTLDMEKPPRTPQGTVDYAQDFFSRPTYLTVSGQLEGETYACGLGDVYTFGPTFRAENSNTPRHLAEFWMVEPEMAFCDLKGDADLSEAFLKHVFSAVLERCPEDMAFFSERHDKTLRETLKHIVDSEFVRLPYTEAVSILEKAGRNWEFPVKWGVDLQTEHERYLTEEKFKKPVILVDYPAKIKAFYMRQNDDAAEHGGEPTVAAMDVLVPKIGEIIGGSQREERLDRLEARMRAMNIRPEDYWWYLDLRRYGSVPHAGFGLGLERTVQFVTGTANIRDVIPYPRTPRSADF from the coding sequence ATGGAAAGGACCCTGGTTCGAGACGCCCTCAAGACCGCCCCCGGAGCGACGCTGACGCTCGCCGGCTGGGTGCGCACCCTGCGCTGCAGCAAGGGCGGCTTCAGCTTCATCACCCTCAACGACGGCTCCTGCCAGGCCTCCATCCAGGTCGTGGCCGAAGGGAAGCTCCCCAACTACGAGAGCGAGGTCGTGCGCCTGACGGCCGGCTGCTCGGTGCGCATCACGGGCGCGGTGGTCCAGAGCCCCGGCAAGGAGCAGGCCGTCGAGCTCAAGGCCTCCGAGGTCCACGTCATCGGCACGGCCGACGCCGAGAGCTACCCCATCCAGCCCAAGCGCCACACCCTCGAGTTCCTGCGCACCGTCGCCCACCTGCGCGCGCGCACGAACACCTTCGGCGCGGTCGCCCGCGTGCGCAACGCGGTGTGCTGGGCCGTCCACGAATTCTTCCAGAAGCGCGGCTTCCTCTACGTCCACACGCCCATCGTCACGGCGAGCGACTGCGAGGGCGCCGGCCAGATGTTCCGGGTCACGACGCTCGACATGGAGAAGCCCCCCCGCACCCCGCAGGGGACGGTGGACTACGCGCAGGACTTCTTCAGCCGCCCGACCTACCTCACGGTCTCGGGCCAGCTCGAGGGCGAGACCTACGCCTGCGGCCTCGGCGACGTCTACACCTTCGGCCCGACCTTCCGCGCCGAGAACTCCAACACGCCGCGCCACTTAGCCGAGTTCTGGATGGTCGAGCCCGAGATGGCCTTCTGCGACCTGAAGGGCGACGCCGACCTCTCCGAGGCCTTCCTCAAGCACGTCTTCTCCGCCGTCCTCGAGCGCTGCCCCGAGGACATGGCGTTCTTCAGCGAGCGCCACGACAAGACCCTGCGCGAGACCTTGAAGCACATCGTCGACAGCGAGTTCGTGCGCCTGCCCTACACCGAGGCCGTCTCCATCCTGGAGAAGGCCGGCCGGAACTGGGAGTTCCCGGTGAAGTGGGGCGTGGACCTGCAGACCGAGCACGAGCGCTACCTGACCGAGGAGAAGTTCAAGAAGCCCGTCATCCTCGTCGACTACCCGGCGAAGATCAAGGCCTTCTACATGCGCCAGAACGACGACGCCGCCGAGCACGGCGGCGAGCCCACGGTGGCGGCGATGGACGTGCTCGTCCCCAAGATCGGCGAGATCATCGGCGGCAGCCAGCGCGAGGAGCGCCTCGACCGGCTGGAAGCCCGCATGCGCGCGATGAATATCCGGCCCGAGGACTACTGGTGGTACCTCGACCTGCGCCGCTACGGCTCCGTCCCCCACGCCGGCTTCGGCCTCGGGCTCGAGCGCACGGTGCAGTTCGTCACCGGCACCGCGAACATCCGCGACGTCATCCCCTACCCCCGCACGCCGCGCTCCGCCGACTTCTAG
- a CDS encoding DNA topoisomerase IV subunit A, with translation MAKLSVEKKLIGLADLVITAAARKKDPAIRIPVRALSNVKFNERKGLIEMGSNTQMRTFFNVGMAKKFMQTILVADALSELQRGELTTSLREIYYRAKHTIADSHENTFDAQDESDPIIEDLEVGLEALREELHVRAENGGTVIGPLVLEDDGDKVDCARLGKGGYSVPSIVEEEYVRIRKCTADFVLLVEKGTQWNRLAEDKFWKKYNCILLTGNGQPPRGVRRLARRLHEEKRLPVYVLVDNDPWGYYIYSVVKQGSINLAFESQRMAIPHAKFIGLSSADPERYSLPRNVGIKLNEKDVSRAKELLNYQWFQKKEWQVEIKRMLSSGLKYELDALANKDFQYLTKTYLPKKLKEKDWLD, from the coding sequence ATGGCCAAGCTCAGCGTCGAGAAGAAGCTCATCGGCCTGGCGGACCTCGTCATCACCGCCGCGGCCCGCAAGAAGGACCCCGCCATCCGCATCCCGGTGCGCGCGCTCTCGAACGTCAAGTTCAACGAGCGCAAGGGGCTCATCGAGATGGGCTCGAACACCCAGATGAGGACCTTCTTCAACGTCGGCATGGCCAAGAAGTTCATGCAGACGATCCTGGTCGCCGACGCGCTCAGCGAGCTCCAGCGCGGCGAGCTGACGACCTCCCTGCGCGAGATCTACTATCGCGCGAAGCACACCATCGCCGACTCGCACGAGAACACCTTCGACGCGCAGGACGAGAGCGACCCCATCATCGAGGACCTGGAGGTCGGGCTCGAGGCGCTGCGCGAGGAGCTGCACGTGCGCGCCGAGAACGGCGGCACGGTCATCGGCCCGCTCGTCCTCGAGGACGACGGGGACAAGGTGGACTGCGCGCGCCTGGGCAAGGGCGGCTACTCGGTGCCCTCCATCGTGGAGGAGGAGTACGTGCGCATCCGCAAGTGCACCGCCGACTTCGTGCTCCTCGTCGAGAAGGGCACGCAGTGGAACCGCCTCGCCGAGGACAAGTTCTGGAAGAAGTACAACTGCATCCTGCTCACCGGCAACGGCCAGCCTCCGCGGGGCGTGCGCCGCCTCGCCCGGCGTCTGCACGAGGAGAAGCGCCTGCCCGTCTACGTCCTCGTCGACAACGACCCCTGGGGCTACTACATCTACTCGGTGGTGAAACAAGGGTCCATCAACCTCGCCTTCGAGAGCCAGCGCATGGCCATCCCGCACGCCAAGTTCATCGGCCTCTCGAGCGCGGACCCCGAGCGCTACAGCCTGCCGCGCAACGTGGGCATCAAGCTCAACGAGAAGGACGTCTCCCGCGCCAAGGAGCTGCTCAACTATCAGTGGTTCCAGAAGAAGGAGTGGCAGGTCGAGATCAAGCGCATGCTCTCCAGCGGCCTCAAGTACGAGCTCGACGCCCTCGCCAACAAGGACTTCCAGTATTTAACCAAGACATACCTGCCGAAGAAATTAAAGGAGAAAGACTGGTTGGACTGA